The Glycine soja cultivar W05 chromosome 3, ASM419377v2, whole genome shotgun sequence genome window below encodes:
- the LOC114405458 gene encoding probable polygalacturonase At3g15720 — MISNVNGLTIDGSGGLIDGYGSAWWACKSCPRPSVLIINSCNSVSVTNLNMINSPKSHIHVNGCEGATFSHINISAPGDSPNTDGFDISTSKNIMIEDSTIATGDDCIAISGGSSYINVTGIACGPGHGISIGSLGKKFDTVQEVYVRNCSFIRTTNGARIKTFPNGMGYAKQITFEDITLEQTRNPIIIDQEYRDLTNQAVEVSDVTYRGIHGTSLDGRAITLDCGESGCYGIVLDQINIVSCLTGKSASCFCNNAHGTATATNPNCTCLLP, encoded by the exons ATGATCTCAAATGTAAACGGTCTCACAATTGATGGAAGTGGTGGATTAATCGATGGCTACGGTTCTGCTTGGTGGGCATGCAAATCTTGTCCACGACCATCG GTTCTTATTATCAATTCCTGCAATTCTGTTAGTGTTACTAATCTGAACATGATTAATAGTCCAAAATCTCACATACACGTAAATGGTTGTGAGGGTGCCACATTTTCTCATATTAATATTAGTGCTCCCGGTGATAGTCCTAACACTGATGGATTTGACATTTCTACTTCCAAAAATATCATGATCGAAGATTCAACTATAGCCACCG GTGATGATTGTATTGCCATCAGTGGTGGCTCCTCCTACATCAATGTTACTGGGATTGCTTGTGGACCAGGCCATGGAATAAG CATTGGCAGCCTCGGTAAAAAGTTTGATACAGTCCAAGAAGTTTATGTACGAAATTGCAGCTTCATAAGAACTACAAATGGAGCAAGAATCAAGACATTTCCA aatgGAATGGGTTATGCGAAACAAATTACTTTTGAGGATATCACCTTAGAACAAACTCGCAACCCAATAATTATAGATCAAGAGTATCGTGATTTAACG AATCAAGCAGTTGAAGTCAGTGATGTGACATACAGAGGAATTCATGGAACATCTCTAGATGGAAGAGCTATTACCTTAGATTGCGGCGAGTCTGGTTGTTATGGAATTGTATTGGATCAAATCAACATTGTCTCTTGTTTAACAGGAAAGTCTGCTTCGTGTTTTTGCAATAATGCTCATGGAACAGCTACAGCTACAAATCCAAATTGTACTTGCTTATTACCATGA
- the LOC114405112 gene encoding probably inactive leucine-rich repeat receptor-like protein kinase At5g48380: protein MGPVPIFSAGVSKNYANNQGLCGGKTLAPCQTKSSKSNLAVIAGAAAGGVTLAALGLCIGLFFFVRRVSFKKKEEDPEGNKWARSLKGTKQIKVSMFEKSIPKMKLSDIMKATNNFSNTNMIGTGRTGTVYKAVLDDGTTLMVKRLQESQYTEKQFMSEMGTLGTVKHRNLVPLLGFCMAKRERLLVYKNMPNGILHDQLHPADGVSTLDWTTRLKIAIGAAKGLAWLHHSCNPCIIHRNISSKCMLLDADFEPKISDFGLARLMNPIDTHLSTFVNGEFGDLGYVAPEYTRTLVATTKGDIYSFGTVLLELVTGERPTNVYKAPETFKGNLVEWITELTSNAEHHDAIDESLVSKDADGELFQFLKVVCNCVSPTPKERPTMFEVYQLLRAIGGRYNFTTEDEILVPTDIGDTDKMEEFIVAREGSY from the exons ATGGGGCCAGTTCCAATCTTTAGCGCTGgagtttcaaaaaattatgcaaATAATCAAGGCCTATGTGGAGGAAAAACATTGGCGCCTTGCCAAACCAAGTCTTCCAAGAGTAACTTGGCTGTTATTGCTGGAGCTGCTGCTGGCGGGGTGACTCTTGCGGCATTAGGATTGTGTATTGGATTGTTCTTCTTTGTGCGACGTGTTTCtttcaagaagaaggaagaggACCCTGAAGGAAACAAATGGGCAAGAAGTCTAAAAGGAACTAAACAAATTAAG GTTTCTATGTTTGAGAAATCAATTCCAAAAATGAAACTGAGTGATATCATGAAGGCTACTAACAACTTCAGTAATACCAATATGATTGGGACAGGAAGAACAGGAACTGTTTACAAAGCTGTCCTTGATGATGGCACGACACTTATGGTTAAGAGATTACAAGAATCTCAGTACACTGAAAAACAATTTATGTCTGAAATGGGTACGCTGGGTACTGTCAAACATCGCAATCTGGTTCCTCTTTTAGGTTTTTGCATGGCCAAAAGGGAGAGGCTTTTAGTCTATAAAAATATGCCAAATGGAATCCTCCATGACCAACTCCATCCTGCTGATGGTGTGAGCACCCTTGACTGGACTACAAGGCTCAAAATTGCAATTGGAGCTGCCAAAGGTTTAGCATGGCTTCATCATAGCTGCAATCCCTGTATTATCCACCGAAACATTAGCTCGAAGTGCATGTTGTTGGATGCAGATTTTGAGCCGaaaatttctgattttggcCTTGCCAGACTGATGAACCCAATTGATACTCATTTGAGTACTTTTGTAAATGGGGAGTTTGGTGATTTAGGTTATGTTGCTCCTGAGTACACAAGAACTTTGGTTGCCACAACTAAAGGGGATATTTACAGCTTTGGAACTGTTCTTCTTGAGTTGGTGACAGGTGAAAGACCTACCAATGTCTATAAAGCTCCGGAAACTTTTAAAGGAAATCTGGTAGAATGGATTACGGAGCTCACAAGCAATGCAGAACACCATGATGCCATTGATGAATCACTAGTCAGCAAGGATGCTGATGGCGAGCTTTTCCAATTTCTAAAGGTTGTATGCAACTGTGTCTCACCAACGCCAAAGGAGAGGCCCACCATGTTTGAAGTGTATCAGCTTTTAAGAGCTATTGGGGGTAGATACAATTTCACAACTGAGGATGAGATATTGGTACCTACTGATATTGGTGATACTGATAAAATGGAGGAATTTATTGTAGCTCGAGAAGGAAGTTATTGA